A DNA window from SAR324 cluster bacterium contains the following coding sequences:
- a CDS encoding sugar phosphate isomerase/epimerase: protein FLQAELDTFWVQKGGEDPVEWCRKMKRRLPLLHLKDYVVTLEREILFGEVGSGSLNWDAIIREADEAGCEWFIVEQDTSTRDPFESIKMSFDFLMQKTEALNQ from the coding sequence AGTTCCTCCAAGCAGAGCTTGATACTTTCTGGGTTCAAAAAGGAGGAGAAGATCCAGTCGAATGGTGTCGCAAAATGAAGAGGCGCCTGCCTTTACTTCATCTCAAAGATTATGTGGTCACTTTAGAAAGAGAGATTCTCTTTGGTGAAGTTGGATCAGGGAGTTTGAACTGGGATGCCATCATTCGTGAGGCTGATGAGGCTGGCTGTGAATGGTTTATTGTGGAGCAAGACACCAGCACCAGAGATCCTTTTGAATCAATCAAGATGAGCTTCGATTTCCTGATGCAGAAAACAGAAGCTCTGAATCAATAG